A genomic segment from Bacillus cereus G9842 encodes:
- the exsY gene encoding exosporium assembly protein ExsY, producing the protein MSCNENKHHGSSHCVVDVVKFINELQDCSTTTCGSGCEIPFLGAHNTASVANTRPFILYTKTGEPFEAFAPSSSLTSCRSPIFRVESVDDDSCAVLRVLTVVLGDGTPVPPGDDPICTFLAVPNARLISTTTCITVDLSCFCAIQCLRDVSIVK; encoded by the coding sequence ATGAGTTGTAACGAAAATAAACACCATGGCTCTTCTCATTGTGTAGTTGACGTTGTAAAATTCATCAATGAATTACAAGATTGTTCTACAACAACGTGTGGATCTGGTTGTGAAATCCCATTTTTAGGTGCACATAACACTGCATCAGTAGCAAATACACGCCCTTTTATTTTATACACAAAAACTGGAGAACCTTTTGAAGCATTTGCACCATCATCAAGCCTTACTAGCTGCCGATCTCCAATTTTCCGTGTGGAAAGCGTAGATGATGATAGCTGTGCTGTGCTACGTGTATTAACTGTAGTATTAGGTGACGGTACTCCGGTACCACCTGGTGACGATCCAATTTGTACGTTTTTAGCTGTACCAAATGCAAGATTAATATCTACAACTACTTGCATTACTGTTGATTTAAGCTGTTTCTGTGCGATTCAATGCTTACGCGACGTTTCTATCGTAAAGTAA
- a CDS encoding DUF1360 domain-containing protein, which translates to MLFTSWLLFFIFALAAFRLTRLIVYDKITAFLRRPFIDELEITEPDGSVSTFTKVKGKGLRKWIGELLSCYWCTGVWVSAFLLVLYNWIPIVAEPLLALLAIAGAAAIIETITGYFMGE; encoded by the coding sequence ATGCTATTTACAAGCTGGCTTTTATTTTTTATTTTCGCGTTAGCAGCCTTTAGGCTCACTCGTTTAATTGTTTATGATAAAATTACAGCCTTTTTGCGAAGACCATTTATTGATGAATTAGAGATTACGGAGCCAGATGGAAGTGTATCAACGTTTACAAAAGTGAAAGGTAAAGGATTAAGAAAGTGGATTGGCGAATTATTAAGCTGTTATTGGTGTACAGGTGTATGGGTTAGTGCTTTTTTATTAGTTTTATATAATTGGATTCCTATCGTTGCGGAGCCGTTACTTGCATTATTAGCTATTGCAGGAGCAGCAGCAATCATTGAAACGATTACAGGATATTTTATGGGAGAATAA
- the exsF gene encoding exosporium protein ExsF, which yields MFSSDCEFTKIDCEAKPASTLPAFGFAFNASAPQFASLFTPLLLPSVSPNPNITVPVINDTVSVGDGIRILRAGIYQISYTLTISLDNAPVAPEAGRFFLSLGTPANIIPGSGTAVRSNVIGTGEVDVSSGVILINLNPGDLIQIVPVELIGTVDIRAAALTVAQIS from the coding sequence ATGTTCTCTTCTGATTGCGAATTTACTAAAATTGATTGCGAGGCAAAACCAGCTAGTACACTACCTGCCTTCGGTTTTGCTTTCAACGCGTCTGCACCTCAGTTCGCTTCACTATTTACACCACTACTATTACCTAGTGTAAGTCCAAACCCAAATATTACTGTTCCTGTAATAAATGATACAGTAAGTGTTGGAGATGGTATTCGAATTCTACGAGCTGGTATTTATCAAATCAGTTATACATTAACAATTAGTCTTGATAATGCACCTGTTGCACCAGAAGCTGGTCGTTTCTTCTTATCATTAGGTACGCCAGCTAACATTATTCCTGGATCAGGTACAGCGGTTCGTTCTAACGTTATTGGTACTGGTGAAGTAGACGTATCCAGCGGTGTTATTCTTATTAACTTAAATCCTGGTGACTTAATTCAAATTGTACCAGTTGAGTTAATTGGAACTGTAGACATCCGTGCAGCAGCATTAACAGTTGCACAAATTAGCTAG
- the cotY gene encoding spore coat protein CotY, with protein MSCNCNEDHHEHDCDFNCVSNVVRFIHELQDCATTTCGSGCEVPFLGAHNTASVANTRPFILYTKAGAPFEAFAPSASLTSCRSPIFRVESIDDDDCAVLRVLTVVLGDNSPVPPTDDPICTFLAVPNARLVSTSTCITVDLSCFCAIQCLRDVTI; from the coding sequence ATGAGCTGCAATTGTAACGAAGACCATCATGAACATGATTGTGATTTCAACTGTGTATCGAATGTCGTTCGCTTTATACATGAACTGCAAGACTGTGCAACAACAACATGTGGATCTGGTTGCGAAGTTCCATTTTTAGGTGCACATAACACTGCATCAGTAGCTAATACACGTCCTTTTATTTTATACACAAAAGCCGGAGCACCTTTTGAAGCATTTGCACCATCAGCAAGTCTTACTAGCTGCCGATCTCCAATTTTCCGCGTAGAAAGTATAGATGATGATGATTGTGCTGTATTACGTGTATTAACTGTAGTATTAGGTGATAACTCCCCTGTACCACCTACTGACGATCCCATCTGTACGTTTTTAGCTGTACCAAATGCAAGATTAGTATCAACCTCTACTTGCATTACTGTTGATTTAAGTTGCTTCTGTGCGATTCAATGCTTACGCGATGTTACAATTTAA